AGAGCAACGCATTCGTAATGCCAAAAATGCTATTGTCTTATAGTGTTACTGACTGCTATCAATTGCTACATTAGCCTTATAACACAAGGCTTTCCGGTTCATTCGTCTACTACTACTTGTTACTGACTATTACTGCTAACTGGCACCAAAAACGGCACCGAACCGGCACCAAATCCGGCACCAGAATCCTGCCTACATAATAGGCAGCTTATAATATTCTCCATTCCGGTATCGTGTGAATATTTTCCTCTTGCACCGTCCCCGGCAGATAGATATAATCTGACTCGTGAAACCCGTCTCTGAGATAATAGACACTCACGCCGAATACAACCGCCTGCTCCGGGAATACCAGGATGCTAAACAGGAATATGAGTTGGATGACTCAAATGTAAAGGGTGTAAAATGGTTTACAACCTTCATATTTAAGGATGATGGAGAGGGTTGTTACTGAACCGTACCGAAACTATTTGCACTCATCTAAATATTTAAAATATTCATCCCTGCTCATGCCGGCAGTTCGCATACATGATTTTATTATATCAAGACCTATCTCATCATAGTTAGGGATAATGACAGGACGCTTAACCCCTTCCTTTTCAAAAACATGATGACTTCCTTCAGTCTTTTTATAAATAAAGCCAGCCTTCTCAAAAATACACTTTAAGGTCTTCCAATGAACAGGGGTTAAACGTGACAATGGGCATGACTCCCTTTAAGACTAAAGGGAAGAGGAACATTGATGCTTTTATATTTTTTTGGGAAGGGTTGAGCTTTTACCGGCCCCTTTACCTCTATGGGTGTGAATCCACAATCACTAAGGACTTCATCTAAGGTTCCCCTCTCAAAGCAGGATACAAGGAAAAGCCTTAATGCCTCAACAAGATTATTAAGCGCCTTTTTCTCTGACTCACCCTGAGAGTGAACATCCAGGATAGAGCAGGATGATATAAACCATTTACCGCTTTTCTTAACCTGCGCTGGTAATTGTATTGTAAAAATAATCTGCATAGCCACCCCTTTGATTGTTATTATCGGGTATCTCTTATGAAGAGTCAACTATAAACTAACAATATTATATCGTCAACAGGCTTACAGGAAGCCCTCAAACAGCCGTTCTAATGGGAAGGGGAAGGTATAGACTCACTCTCAGGGAAGACTATTGCGCCGCAATTCAGGCAACGTAAACAGGATAGTGTGTAAGACCCATCACAAGCCCGCTCAGGGATACAGAGACCGGAACATTTTTTACACTTCATCAACATAAAACTTGCCGATTTCAACATCATGAAGCCATTTTGCTTGACATTTTTTGCAACACTTGTTTTGCAGGAAATTCAGTAAAGCAAGTGAGAAATTTAATGCCCAGGATGCAATCTCTTTCGAAGTAGGAACCTTTTCACCGGGTGGATTATTAGTCCGATAAGTTGGCATAATGTTGTCCCGCCGCCACTGTATAACTTCATCAAGATCAAACTGACACTTTCCCCTTGCCTTCTCGTATGGCAGGCCCATTGCCATATATCGGGAGACAGTTACCTGACTGATATTGAGTTGCTCTGATAATTCCTTTTTGGTCATTTTACACTCCATCTGTTTCATAATGAAACAATAACATAAACATCAAAAAATTGTCTGTAGCTGGTGAAAGCCTGCGGCTTCGCACCCCGCATTAAAGCCCTTGAAAGCCAGTACCTTTTGCTTTTATTATCATTGAGTTACGCAATCACCATTGAGACGAGGTCGCCAGTGTACCCCGTCTCTTTAGTGACCTGGCAGAATCCGGCGGACGCCTCTGCAGAATTCCGCTTTGAATCTTCGTGACAATTGCAACTGGAGGAGTTTTCCAGCTGTCGGGTTTGCCAATCAACAAGGCGCCTTGCCGATAACCGATGCCGCCGGTGGTATGTAGGGGAAGAAGGCCCTTGACAGTCCCGGTAGCTCACTTGACTGCCCCCAAGTCACTCAATAATCTCAACCTTTCCGGTTGCCCGTAATGATTCAGCGTCAATGTAAGGCATTATCAATATTTGCCCTATCTGAACCGGCTTGCCATGTATGCAGAAGGCTGCTCTTAACACTTTACACTTTGTCGGCCTTATGGCCTCCGGGTTGCTCTGTGGTAAAGGCGCTGTCCGTAAAAATGCAGTCTGGTTGCGTTCAACTTCTCTCGCGCTCTCAATCCTTTGCCAGTTCCATAATTTAGTAGATGGTTTCATTTATTCCCCCTGTTATGTAATTGAAGTCGCAACTGAAAAAGATTCTGCATGTCTGATAGTGACATCCACTGACCACATTGCCCTGACGCCGATTATTCTGGCCTTAAAGTCTGCGAACGGATTTACTTCGATGGTAAGATTACCCCATTCTGCAACTACAATTTGACTCCAGTCTCCGAATAACATGGTCGCTGTAGGCATTTGCAAAGTGCTTACTGCCCTTGCGCCCTCTATCATGCCGGAGCTTATAGAGCCCTGCCATAGTGGTGAGTCTGTCCCGGTGAACCGCTGCCGGGTCTTTAATAACTTTGCCACTGCCGGAGTTGTTACATACCCCTGCGCGCCTTCGTTGAGGACAGCACTTGCCGTCGCAACGTCGCTCTGAAATTCTACCAGTCCGTCATATCCGAGGCTGGTCCCTGTTACGGTCCCTATACCGGTTGTGTTCATTATGCCCTGTGGCTGTCCCGCCATACCGCTGCCGCTGATTGTGCCGCTGTCCAATGCAACGCCGACAACTGATGCAAGGTCGCTTGTCACAATGGCCTCTGCTGATGGGTCGCTTTGCAGAAGCAATTGACGTGATACCTCTGTGTATGCGCCAACAGTCTTGGGTGTAAGCGCTACCTGTCCGAACGTTTGTGTGGTTTCTGTTGGTGCTGTTGCCTCTAAGTTTAACCAGTAGGCTGTGGCTGCGCCAGTTTGTTTCGGCAAAAGTATCTGCTGAGTCTGTCCAGGCATACGTTGTGCGCCGAGACGAAAGACAACGCTCCTGTTGCGCAATATTTCGATAAATGAGCCGCCAGTCGTTGAGCCGACAAGGTAGCCGCCGGCGCTTGAAATGCCCGCTGTTAAGTCCCTGTAAAGTATCTCTGCCGGAACGTAGAATTGTCCGTCACTGATTGGTATTCCAAGACGCTTTGCAATCGTGTCGTGACATTCAGCCTCGAAACTATCCCTGAAGGAGGACCGGTTTATAATTGAGTCATATTTGCCTTTTATGCCGGACAGAATCGAATACCGTTTAATCTCACGGTCCGATAATCCAATACTGTCGTTGATTTTCTCCTGCCTCGCTGCCGAGTTGAGGAGCTCTGTCGCTTTTTTAATCTGCGATTGCTGTAGTATGTCCATATTGTAACCTCCAAATTTAATTTTAGCCTCAGTATAGCGCAATCGTGCAAATTTGGACGATTGCATCCGGCAACTTGTCGTCTCTATCTATTTCACGGAGCTTCTCGTTCTTAAAGTACCGGTTAAAGGCAAGTAAGAGAATCATTGCTGCCTGTCGCTCTGACGTCCCGGCCCTCTCATGGACACCGTCACGTTTAAGTGCATCGAGTAGAGCAATGGCAACTTTGTCCATGACAATATCATCGTTCCTCTGAATACCGGCCCGCCATAGCTTAATGTCCTCAAGAATGACAAGACTGCCCTCCCTGCCCGTTTCTCCTAATTGGACGGTGGGACAGCCCTGACGAATCCAGCGCCTGATAGTGCTTGGTGTTTTCCGTAATTCCTTGGCTGCCTGTGTTATC
The sequence above is drawn from the Nitrospirota bacterium genome and encodes:
- a CDS encoding type II toxin-antitoxin system HicA family toxin; translation: MSRLTPVHWKTLKCIFEKAGFIYKKTEGSHHVFEKEGVKRPVIIPNYDEIGLDIIKSCMRTAGMSRDEYFKYLDECK
- a CDS encoding type II toxin-antitoxin system HicB family antitoxin; the encoded protein is MQIIFTIQLPAQVKKSGKWFISSCSILDVHSQGESEKKALNNLVEALRLFLVSCFERGTLDEVLSDCGFTPIEVKGPVKAQPFPKKYKSINVPLPFSLKGSHAHCHV
- a CDS encoding phage major capsid protein, which gives rise to MDILQQSQIKKATELLNSAARQEKINDSIGLSDREIKRYSILSGIKGKYDSIINRSSFRDSFEAECHDTIAKRLGIPISDGQFYVPAEILYRDLTAGISSAGGYLVGSTTGGSFIEILRNRSVVFRLGAQRMPGQTQQILLPKQTGAATAYWLNLEATAPTETTQTFGQVALTPKTVGAYTEVSRQLLLQSDPSAEAIVTSDLASVVGVALDSGTISGSGMAGQPQGIMNTTGIGTVTGTSLGYDGLVEFQSDVATASAVLNEGAQGYVTTPAVAKLLKTRQRFTGTDSPLWQGSISSGMIEGARAVSTLQMPTATMLFGDWSQIVVAEWGNLTIEVNPFADFKARIIGVRAMWSVDVTIRHAESFSVATSIT